The following are encoded together in the Pseudoalteromonas shioyasakiensis genome:
- the rrtA gene encoding rhombosortase, translating to MINLPLKLEYILPPLCLVILSSLFATFNLNEHLEFNRELVANGEFWRIFTSQFVHANWPHLGLNCAGILLIWALHAEHTSPARYAFNIAILALWCGLGVWLFCPDIQIYTGLSALLHGVIIWGAVKDVQAGMFSGWLLFAGTWAKVIWEQVAGPSESVSQLIASNVAIDAHFIGAIGGTLLALPVYIKIIKKRG from the coding sequence ATGATAAACCTGCCCCTGAAACTAGAATATATTCTGCCGCCATTGTGTTTAGTAATACTAAGTTCCTTATTTGCTACTTTTAACTTAAATGAACATCTCGAATTTAACCGTGAGTTAGTTGCAAATGGTGAATTTTGGCGCATTTTCACTAGTCAATTTGTGCACGCAAATTGGCCCCATTTAGGTTTAAATTGTGCCGGAATTTTATTAATTTGGGCGCTACACGCTGAGCATACAAGCCCTGCTCGCTATGCGTTTAATATTGCCATTCTTGCACTGTGGTGTGGCTTAGGTGTGTGGCTATTTTGCCCAGATATCCAAATTTACACCGGATTAAGTGCCCTACTGCACGGTGTGATCATTTGGGGTGCAGTCAAAGATGTACAAGCAGGCATGTTTTCAGGCTGGTTATTGTTTGCTGGCACCTGGGCTAAAGTGATTTGGGAGCAAGTCGCAGGCCCGAGTGAATCGGTGAGTCAGTTAATCGCCTCTAATGTTGCCATCGATGCCCACTTTATCGGCGCAATTGGCGGCACACTGTTGGCTTTGCCTGTCTACATAAAAATAATAAAAAAGCGCGGGTAA
- a CDS encoding SIMPL domain-containing protein, whose amino-acid sequence MRKLVFTTMAAALSFNVLAEATPDAPHIYIQGNATVKAIPDNVKLTVGIVEVDKDLIAAKNKADATMAKAIKLAKSQGVEEKGIYASNISIHRQTEYNRETGKQNFVGYRVTRSLSVTLTDIKKYPIMLQQLVNSGINEINQTQFVSSKYEELQKKAQKLAIKDARAAAKEFASDYGVELKGLYTASSSPLDTGSQPYMRASKMVMAEAAPDNYVPDAYNGGELTITASSYAVYLIEN is encoded by the coding sequence ATGCGTAAGTTAGTTTTTACCACTATGGCCGCCGCGCTAAGTTTTAATGTGTTAGCAGAAGCTACACCTGATGCGCCACATATTTATATTCAAGGTAACGCAACGGTTAAAGCAATCCCAGATAACGTTAAACTGACAGTAGGTATTGTTGAAGTAGATAAAGATTTAATTGCCGCTAAAAACAAAGCCGATGCAACCATGGCGAAAGCGATTAAGCTTGCTAAAAGCCAAGGTGTAGAAGAAAAGGGCATTTATGCCTCTAATATCTCAATTCATCGTCAAACAGAATATAACCGCGAAACAGGTAAGCAAAACTTTGTAGGCTACAGAGTAACGCGTAGCTTATCTGTTACGTTAACTGATATTAAAAAATACCCGATTATGCTTCAGCAACTAGTGAACTCGGGTATTAATGAAATCAATCAAACTCAGTTTGTATCAAGCAAGTACGAAGAGCTACAAAAGAAAGCGCAAAAGCTTGCTATTAAAGATGCCCGTGCTGCTGCAAAAGAGTTTGCCAGTGATTATGGGGTTGAACTTAAAGGCTTATATACTGCCTCAAGTAGCCCACTCGATACAGGAAGCCAACCTTATATGCGTGCCAGCAAAATGGTTATGGCAGAAGCCGCACCAGATAACTATGTACCTGATGCATACAACGGTGGTGAGCTTACGATTACCGCAAGCAGCTATGCGGTATATTTAATCGAAAACTAA
- the ggt gene encoding gamma-glutamyltransferase has translation MLFKTKALLALSTSLIYSTAIFATPAKIETREPEAATGFAHKQVVEGDKYMVAAANPYAVKAGQKMLELGGSAVDAAIATQLVLTLVEPQSSGIGGGTFMMYFDSKSKSLTSFDGRETAPSNADETLFLDKHGKAVKWIEAVVGGRSVGVPGILDAFATAHKRYGKLEWQTLFGPAIELADKGFIVSPRLHQLLAKELNPGVTKLPVIRDYFFPNGKPLAVGTVKKNPELAALYKDIAKQGIDAFYKGENAKELVHAVQNSAVAPGTLTVEDLANYKSKERAPVCVDYRQYEVCSMAPPSSGGVAVLQILALLEHKDMAKLKPNSVQALHYFTQASRLAFADRNVYMGDPDFMPIPTQGLLDKDYLAGRAKLISEKDAHAEAGTPPNSLAYAQDDAYELPSTTHVSIVDSQGNAVSMTSSIEMAFGSTVMVNGYILNNQLTDFALSPTKNGKPLANRVEAGKRPRSSMSPVMVFNKDGSLRLVVGSPGGSRIIDYVAQVVVGVLDWNLDAQTAINLPRITNRNNYTSLEKGTELANAEAEFVNRGHTVRILDLNSGLHAVEVKDGKLYGAADPRREGIALSDKSH, from the coding sequence ATGTTATTCAAAACCAAAGCGCTGTTAGCTCTGTCCACCTCATTAATTTATTCAACGGCTATTTTTGCAACCCCTGCAAAAATTGAAACACGCGAACCTGAAGCTGCTACAGGCTTTGCTCATAAACAGGTTGTTGAAGGCGATAAGTACATGGTCGCTGCAGCAAACCCTTATGCAGTAAAAGCTGGCCAAAAAATGCTTGAGCTAGGCGGCTCAGCAGTAGATGCAGCCATTGCAACGCAATTAGTACTTACACTGGTAGAACCGCAATCGTCGGGTATCGGTGGTGGTACATTTATGATGTACTTCGACAGCAAAAGCAAAAGCCTAACTAGCTTTGATGGCCGCGAAACCGCACCAAGCAATGCTGATGAAACACTCTTTTTAGATAAGCACGGTAAAGCTGTGAAATGGATTGAAGCCGTTGTAGGTGGTCGTTCTGTTGGTGTTCCAGGTATTTTAGACGCATTTGCCACCGCCCATAAACGTTACGGCAAGTTAGAGTGGCAAACCTTGTTTGGCCCTGCCATTGAATTGGCTGATAAAGGCTTTATCGTGTCGCCGCGTTTACATCAATTATTGGCTAAAGAATTAAACCCAGGGGTTACTAAGCTACCTGTTATTCGTGACTACTTTTTCCCAAATGGTAAACCGCTTGCTGTAGGTACGGTCAAAAAGAACCCTGAACTTGCCGCGCTTTATAAAGATATTGCGAAACAAGGCATTGATGCTTTCTATAAAGGTGAAAACGCCAAAGAACTTGTGCATGCAGTGCAAAACTCAGCAGTTGCACCGGGTACTTTAACGGTTGAAGACTTAGCTAATTACAAAAGTAAAGAGCGTGCACCTGTGTGTGTTGATTATCGCCAATACGAAGTGTGCTCAATGGCACCACCAAGTAGTGGTGGTGTAGCTGTATTACAGATTTTAGCCTTACTTGAACATAAAGACATGGCTAAACTTAAACCAAACTCTGTTCAAGCATTGCATTACTTTACCCAAGCATCGCGTTTAGCGTTTGCTGATCGCAACGTGTATATGGGCGACCCTGACTTTATGCCAATCCCTACACAAGGATTACTCGATAAAGACTACCTTGCAGGTCGTGCAAAGCTTATTTCTGAAAAAGACGCTCACGCAGAAGCAGGCACACCGCCAAACTCACTTGCGTATGCGCAAGATGATGCTTATGAATTACCATCAACAACTCATGTATCGATTGTTGATAGCCAAGGTAATGCGGTTTCGATGACCAGCTCTATTGAAATGGCGTTTGGTTCAACAGTAATGGTGAACGGGTATATTTTAAACAATCAACTAACAGATTTTGCTTTATCGCCTACCAAAAATGGTAAGCCATTAGCTAATCGCGTTGAAGCAGGTAAACGCCCGCGTAGTTCAATGTCGCCAGTCATGGTGTTTAACAAAGACGGCAGCTTACGTTTAGTGGTTGGTTCACCGGGAGGTAGCCGTATCATTGATTATGTAGCTCAAGTAGTTGTGGGTGTGCTTGATTGGAACTTAGATGCACAAACAGCCATTAATTTACCGCGCATTACTAATCGCAATAATTACACAAGTCTCGAAAAGGGTACTGAGCTTGCCAACGCCGAAGCTGAATTTGTTAACCGTGGACACACAGTTCGTATCCTAGATTTAAACTCTGGTTTACATGCTGTTGAAGTTAAAGACGGTAAACTTTATGGCGCAGCTGATCCGCGCCGCGAAGGCATCGCTTTAAGTGATAAAAGCCATTAA
- a CDS encoding NAD-dependent malic enzyme, protein MTTNTDPNYLYIPYSGPGLIETPLLNKGSAFSQKERENFNLAGLLPPRYETIEEQVERCYQQYSSFSDNLNKHIYLRAIQDNNETLYYRLVRDHLEEMMPIIYTPTVGDACEKFSDIYRSARGLFISYEDRFQIDDILRNATKGKVKVIVVTDGERILGLGDQGIGGMGIPIGKLSLYTACGGISPAYTLPVMIDVGTNNEKLLNDPMYMGARHKRISQEEYDEFLDLFIKAVKRRWPSVLLQFEDFAQPNAMPLLKRYRDEICSFNDDIQGTAAVTVGSLLAACRVKGAKLSEQKVVFVGAGSAGCGIAEQIISTMVAEGISDEQARSQIFMVDRFGLLTEGMEGLRDFQQALCQSKDGLSEWTYSGEYASLLDVMHCAQPDILIGVSGQPGLFTEQVIRAMHASCPQPIIFPLSNPSKQVEALPSDVIEWTDGQAIVASGSPFDPVEYNGQTFPIPQCNNSYIFPGIGLGVIAAKATRITDAMLIVSSETLAESSPRANSGKGSLLPALTEIQALSKRIAFAVAKKAMEEGVALELSDEALWAAIEKNYWLPEYRNYKRRSI, encoded by the coding sequence ATGACTACAAATACCGATCCAAATTATCTTTATATTCCTTATTCAGGCCCAGGTCTGATCGAAACGCCACTATTAAACAAAGGCAGTGCTTTTTCACAAAAAGAAAGGGAAAATTTCAACTTAGCCGGTTTACTGCCACCGCGTTATGAAACGATCGAAGAACAAGTTGAGCGTTGTTACCAGCAGTATTCAAGCTTTAGCGATAATTTAAATAAGCACATCTACCTACGTGCAATTCAAGATAACAACGAAACACTTTACTACCGTTTAGTGCGTGATCATCTTGAAGAAATGATGCCAATTATCTACACACCAACGGTAGGTGATGCCTGTGAAAAATTCTCAGACATCTACCGCAGTGCCCGTGGTCTATTTATTTCTTACGAAGATCGTTTTCAAATCGATGATATTTTACGTAACGCTACTAAAGGCAAAGTAAAAGTTATCGTTGTGACTGACGGTGAGCGTATTCTTGGTTTGGGTGACCAAGGTATTGGTGGTATGGGTATTCCAATTGGTAAATTATCACTTTACACAGCGTGTGGTGGTATTAGCCCAGCTTATACGTTACCAGTGATGATTGATGTTGGTACAAACAACGAAAAACTACTTAACGACCCTATGTACATGGGTGCGCGTCATAAACGTATTTCGCAAGAAGAGTATGACGAATTCTTAGATCTATTCATCAAAGCCGTTAAACGTCGCTGGCCAAGTGTGTTACTTCAGTTTGAAGACTTTGCACAACCAAATGCCATGCCATTACTAAAACGCTACCGCGATGAAATCTGTAGCTTTAACGATGACATTCAAGGTACTGCTGCGGTTACTGTAGGTTCTTTACTAGCTGCATGTCGTGTTAAAGGCGCAAAGCTTTCTGAGCAAAAAGTGGTGTTTGTTGGTGCAGGCTCTGCAGGTTGTGGTATTGCTGAACAAATTATCAGTACTATGGTTGCTGAAGGCATTAGCGATGAGCAAGCGCGTTCTCAAATTTTCATGGTTGACCGCTTTGGTCTACTTACTGAGGGTATGGAAGGCTTACGTGATTTCCAACAAGCACTTTGCCAATCTAAAGATGGCTTAAGCGAGTGGACTTACAGCGGTGAGTATGCATCGTTATTAGATGTAATGCACTGTGCGCAACCAGACATCCTAATTGGTGTTTCTGGTCAACCTGGTTTATTCACTGAACAAGTTATTCGTGCAATGCACGCATCTTGCCCACAACCGATTATCTTCCCGTTAAGTAATCCGTCTAAGCAAGTTGAAGCACTTCCTTCAGATGTAATCGAGTGGACTGACGGCCAAGCGATTGTTGCCTCTGGTAGCCCATTTGATCCGGTTGAGTATAACGGCCAAACGTTCCCAATCCCACAATGTAACAACAGCTACATTTTCCCGGGTATTGGTTTAGGCGTAATTGCTGCTAAAGCAACGCGTATCACAGATGCAATGCTGATTGTATCAAGTGAAACACTGGCAGAGTCTTCACCACGTGCAAACTCTGGTAAAGGCAGCTTATTACCAGCACTAACTGAAATCCAAGCGTTAAGTAAACGAATTGCATTTGCAGTAGCGAAAAAAGCAATGGAAGAAGGTGTGGCACTTGAGCTGAGCGATGAAGCGCTATGGGCAGCAATCGAGAAAAACTACTGGCTTCCAGAGTACCGTAACTATAAGCGCCGTAGTATCTAA
- a CDS encoding endonuclease/exonuclease/phosphatase family protein, protein MKNALLTSSLALAVGLFANNVSAADLRVATFNVSMDATNYAKKGEAIDKDALSKALASNHQQIRNIAEIIQRVRPDVILLNEFDYIDADKGINVFRKNYLQVSQNKQVAIDYPYYFIAPVNTGLPTEFDLDNDGVKGHYKGDAHGFGFFEGHYAMAVLSRYPIDLDKARTLQTFKYKDMPNAQMPIDPKTGKNWYSAEEWQAIHLSSKSFWDLPIDVKGKTFHLLASHPTPPVFDGDEDRNGKRNHDEVRLVADYINNANYIYDDKGQKGGLKAKSRFVIVGDLNAAPEGGKARPNTTDQILKNPLVNTSFTPTSKGAKESYKEDYAKNYTAYWQARADYVLPSNYGIEINDGGVFWPQKNSELFRLIRDRNASSDHRMVWLDISLK, encoded by the coding sequence ATGAAAAACGCTTTATTAACTTCTTCATTAGCACTGGCTGTAGGCTTATTTGCTAACAATGTATCGGCTGCTGATTTACGTGTTGCTACCTTTAATGTGAGTATGGATGCAACTAACTATGCTAAAAAAGGCGAAGCAATAGATAAAGATGCTTTAAGTAAAGCATTAGCCAGCAACCACCAGCAAATTCGTAACATTGCCGAAATTATTCAGCGCGTAAGACCTGATGTTATTTTACTCAATGAGTTTGATTATATTGATGCCGACAAAGGGATTAACGTATTTCGTAAAAACTACCTGCAAGTATCGCAAAATAAGCAGGTTGCCATCGATTACCCGTATTACTTTATTGCACCTGTTAACACTGGTTTACCTACTGAGTTTGACCTAGACAACGATGGTGTAAAGGGGCATTACAAAGGTGACGCACACGGCTTTGGCTTCTTTGAGGGGCATTATGCAATGGCAGTATTGTCGCGCTACCCAATCGATTTAGATAAAGCGCGTACATTACAAACATTCAAATACAAAGATATGCCAAATGCACAAATGCCTATCGACCCTAAAACAGGTAAAAACTGGTATTCAGCTGAAGAGTGGCAAGCAATTCACCTAAGCTCTAAGTCTTTTTGGGACTTACCAATAGATGTAAAAGGCAAAACGTTTCATTTGCTTGCATCGCACCCAACGCCGCCTGTTTTTGATGGTGACGAAGACCGCAACGGTAAGCGTAACCACGACGAAGTACGCCTAGTTGCAGATTACATCAACAATGCTAACTACATTTACGATGACAAAGGTCAAAAAGGAGGCTTAAAAGCGAAAAGCCGCTTTGTTATTGTTGGTGACTTAAATGCTGCGCCAGAAGGGGGTAAGGCACGCCCGAATACCACAGACCAAATTTTAAAAAATCCATTAGTGAATACCTCATTTACACCAACAAGCAAAGGCGCTAAAGAATCGTATAAAGAAGATTACGCTAAAAACTATACCGCTTATTGGCAGGCTCGTGCTGATTACGTTTTACCATCAAATTATGGTATTGAGATAAACGATGGTGGGGTTTTTTGGCCACAGAAAAACTCTGAACTGTTCCGTTTAATTAGAGATCGTAACGCATCATCTGATCACCGTATGGTATGGCTTGATATCAGCTTAAAATAA
- a CDS encoding S9 family peptidase → MKFKTTANKTLVALAVASSFMLAGCQSTASTPSEEQVTNVAPVVATPADTGSAEITLEQAMAHPDWLGRQPERAFWNGDSNSIVYAQKQQGNELRDLYIQAVNSQSASQLALNKLHTVGAKNAVYSADKKQQAYAFEGNIFVKNLSTGQITQITHDSAQQSKPQFLTDGSLAYRQANAFYKVDLATGRQVELVNLHLDDAPKGVQEPDTYIAKEQHKLIDYIALTHKNKKDREERKAQINEQNDSIANAQFYLGKGKRLADVQLSPNGQALVAVTTESRSWRDEGDIMPNYIADDARVKAEKVRRRVADEKPISSDVVYIDLKSGEQTTLAFDTLPGFDEDVLAAVKKENYARDGKTYKSEKAPRAINLMMDWGWDQSAIQWNTDGSKVALMLEAWDNKDRWLATVDTQNNKLVSQHRLHDDAWVNYAYNDFGWLNNSDTLYFLSEESGFSHIYKKPLNGKATQLTKGQFVVSNLTLTADNSAIYYKANVEHPGLYEIYRVNPANGESEQVTNLDGMTDYQLSPDESKLLLTHSKIMSPPELYVADAKANTQATQLTHTVSDEFLAKKLIAPKIVAVPSSHTDQPIYAKVYYPADYKEGETGKNRKAVIFNHGAGYLQNSHMGWSGYFREFMFHSLLASEGYVVMDMDYRASKGYGRDWRTAIYRQMGTPEIQDLADGVSWMADNANVDTQAVGTYGGSYGGFMTFMALFTQPDLFKAGAALRPVTDWAHYNGPYTSNILNHPDVDPIAYEKSSPIYFAEGLKSHLLINAPMVDDNVFFQDSVRLVQRLIELEKENFETAIFPVEPHGFVQPSSWLDEYRRIHKLFKETL, encoded by the coding sequence ATGAAATTCAAAACCACTGCTAATAAAACGTTAGTGGCTCTCGCAGTCGCATCTAGCTTCATGCTAGCAGGTTGTCAATCAACCGCCTCAACGCCTTCTGAAGAACAAGTTACCAATGTAGCACCAGTTGTTGCTACTCCTGCTGATACAGGTTCAGCTGAAATCACGTTAGAGCAAGCAATGGCTCACCCTGATTGGTTAGGCCGTCAGCCTGAGCGTGCTTTCTGGAACGGTGATTCTAACAGCATCGTTTATGCACAAAAGCAACAAGGCAATGAGTTACGCGATTTATACATTCAAGCGGTAAATAGCCAATCTGCATCACAATTAGCGTTAAATAAACTGCACACTGTAGGCGCTAAAAATGCCGTTTATTCTGCAGATAAAAAGCAACAGGCTTATGCATTTGAAGGTAATATCTTCGTCAAAAACCTAAGCACTGGGCAAATTACACAAATCACTCACGATAGCGCACAGCAATCAAAACCACAGTTTTTAACTGATGGTAGCCTTGCATATCGCCAAGCTAATGCATTTTATAAAGTTGATTTAGCAACGGGTCGTCAAGTTGAATTAGTTAACTTACACCTAGACGATGCACCTAAAGGTGTACAAGAGCCAGACACTTACATTGCAAAAGAGCAGCACAAACTAATTGATTACATTGCGCTGACGCACAAAAACAAAAAAGATCGCGAAGAGCGTAAAGCACAAATCAACGAGCAAAACGACAGCATTGCTAATGCACAGTTTTATTTAGGTAAAGGTAAGCGTTTAGCAGATGTACAGCTTTCACCAAATGGCCAAGCACTTGTTGCAGTAACCACAGAAAGCCGTTCATGGCGCGATGAAGGCGATATCATGCCTAATTACATTGCCGATGATGCACGCGTAAAAGCAGAAAAAGTACGCCGTCGTGTTGCTGATGAAAAACCAATCAGCTCAGACGTTGTTTACATCGATCTTAAATCAGGCGAGCAAACAACGCTTGCATTCGATACCTTACCTGGTTTTGATGAAGACGTACTTGCAGCTGTTAAGAAAGAAAACTACGCCCGTGATGGTAAAACTTATAAGTCTGAAAAAGCACCACGTGCCATCAACTTAATGATGGATTGGGGTTGGGACCAAAGTGCAATCCAATGGAACACCGATGGTTCAAAAGTGGCACTTATGCTTGAAGCATGGGACAACAAAGACCGTTGGTTAGCGACTGTTGATACACAAAACAATAAACTGGTTTCACAGCACCGTCTGCATGACGATGCGTGGGTTAACTATGCATACAACGATTTTGGTTGGTTGAACAACTCAGACACGCTTTACTTCTTATCTGAAGAGTCTGGTTTCAGCCACATTTACAAAAAGCCTTTAAACGGTAAAGCAACGCAGCTTACTAAAGGCCAATTTGTTGTTTCTAACTTAACGTTAACGGCTGATAACTCGGCGATTTACTACAAAGCTAACGTTGAGCACCCGGGTCTTTACGAAATCTATCGTGTAAACCCTGCAAACGGTGAATCTGAGCAAGTAACAAACCTTGATGGTATGACTGATTACCAGTTAAGCCCAGATGAAAGCAAACTATTGCTAACTCACTCAAAAATTATGTCGCCGCCTGAGCTTTATGTTGCTGATGCAAAAGCAAATACTCAAGCGACGCAGTTAACGCATACAGTATCTGATGAGTTCTTAGCGAAGAAGCTAATTGCACCTAAGATTGTTGCTGTGCCTTCAAGCCACACTGATCAGCCAATTTACGCAAAAGTATATTACCCAGCTGATTATAAAGAAGGCGAAACAGGTAAAAACCGTAAAGCGGTTATCTTTAACCACGGTGCTGGTTACCTACAAAACTCACACATGGGTTGGTCTGGTTACTTCCGTGAGTTTATGTTCCATTCACTACTTGCTTCAGAAGGCTACGTTGTAATGGACATGGACTACCGTGCATCGAAAGGTTACGGCCGTGATTGGCGTACAGCTATTTACCGTCAAATGGGTACACCTGAGATCCAAGATTTAGCAGACGGTGTAAGCTGGATGGCAGACAACGCAAACGTTGATACACAAGCTGTAGGTACCTATGGTGGCTCTTACGGTGGTTTCATGACGTTTATGGCGCTATTCACACAACCTGATTTATTCAAAGCAGGTGCTGCACTTCGTCCGGTAACTGATTGGGCTCACTACAATGGTCCTTACACGTCTAACATCTTAAACCACCCAGATGTTGACCCGATTGCCTATGAAAAGAGCTCACCAATTTACTTTGCTGAAGGTCTTAAGAGCCATTTATTAATTAATGCGCCTATGGTTGATGACAATGTATTCTTCCAAGACTCAGTACGCTTAGTACAGCGCTTAATTGAGCTAGAAAAAGAGAACTTTGAAACAGCTATCTTCCCAGTTGAACCACATGGTTTTGTACAACCATCAAGCTGGTTAGATGAATACCGCCGTATTCATAAGCTATTTAAAGAAACGCTTTAA